A window of the Eschrichtius robustus isolate mEscRob2 chromosome 5, mEscRob2.pri, whole genome shotgun sequence genome harbors these coding sequences:
- the B3GNT7 gene encoding UDP-GlcNAc:betaGal beta-1,3-N-acetylglucosaminyltransferase 7 — MSLWKRTIYKSVCLSLALLVAVTVFQRSLTPSQFLQEPLLPTLGLQKAQKPSGHLVNPDSFWKNPKDAVTLTPMVSRGPQAWDVTTTNCSANVNLTHQPWFQGLEPHFQQFLFYRHCRYFPMLLNHPEKCSGDVYLLVVVKSVITQHDRREAIRQTWGREQESAGRGRGAVHTLFLLGTASKQEERAHYQQLLAYEDRIYGDILQWDFLDSFFNLTLKEIHFLKWLDIYCPHVHFIFKGDDDVFVNPTNLLEFLADRRPQEDLFVGDVLQHARPIRRKDNKYYIPGVLYSQASYPPYAGGGGFLMAGGLARRLHHACDTLELYPIDDVFLGMCLEVLGVRPTAHEGFKTFGISRNRNSRMNKEPCFFRSMLVVHKLLPTELLAMWGLVHGNLTCSRKLQVL, encoded by the exons ATGTCGCTGTG GAAGAGAACCATCTACAAGAGTGTGTGCCTGTCGCTGGCCCTGCTCGTGGCTGTAACAGTATTCCAGCGCAGTCTGACCCCCAGCCAGTTTCTGCAGGAGCCCCTGCTACCCACCCTCGGGTTACAGAAGGCCCAGAAACCGAGCGGACACCTGGTGAACCCTGACAGCTTCTGGAAGAACCCAAAGGATGCGGTCACCCTCACACCCATGGTTTCACGGGGGCCCCAGGCCTGGGATGTGACCACCACTAACTGCTCAGCCAATGTAAACTTGACCCACCAGCCCTGGTTCCAGGGCCTGGAGCCACACTTCCAGCAGTTTCTGTTCTATCGCCACTGCCGATACTTCCCCATGCTGCTGAACCATCCAGAGAAGTGCAGCGGCGACGTCTATCTGCTGGTGGTTGTCAAGTCCGTCATCACACAGCACGACCGCCGCGAGGCCATCCGCCAGACCTGGGGCCGCGAGCAGGAGTCggcgggccggggccggggcgccGTGCACACCCTCTTCCTGCTGGGTACAGCTTCCAAGCAGGAGGAGCGGGCCCACTACCAGCAGCTGCTGGCCTACGAGGACCGCATCTACGGGGACATCCTGCAGTGGGACTTTCTTGACAGCTTCTTCAACCTGACCCTCAAGGAGATCCACTTCCTCAAGTGGCTTGACATCTACTGCCCCCACGTACACTTCATCTTCAAGGGCGACGATGACGTCTTCGTCAACCCCACCAACCTGCTGGAATTTCTGGCTGACCGGCGGCCCCAGGAAGACCTGTTTGTGGGTGATGTCCTGCAGCACGCTCGGCCCATCCGCAGAAAGGATAACAAATACTACATCCCCGGGGTCCTGTACAGCCAGGCCAGCTACCCGCCGTACGCAGGCGGAGGGGGCTTCCTTATGGCCGGGGGCCTGGCCCGGCGCCTGCACCACGCTTGTGACACCCTGGAGCTTTACCCCATCGACGACGTCTTCCTGGGCATGTGCCTGGAGGTGCTGGGCGTGCGGCCCACGGCCCACGAGGGCTTCAAGACGTTCGGCATCTCGCGGAACCGCAACAGCCGCATGAACAAGGAGCCCTGCTTCTTCCGCTCCATGCTCGTCGTGCACAAGCTGCTGCCCACTGAGCTGCTTGCCATGTGGGGTCTGGTGCACGGCAACCTCACCTGCTCCCGCAAGCTCCAGGTGCTCTGA